From a region of the Poecile atricapillus isolate bPoeAtr1 chromosome 16, bPoeAtr1.hap1, whole genome shotgun sequence genome:
- the PITPNB gene encoding phosphatidylinositol transfer protein beta isoform, producing MVLIKEFRVVLPCSVQEYQVGQLYSVAEASKNETGGGEGIQVLKNEPYEQDGEKGQYTHKIYHLKSKVPGFVRMIAPEGSLVFHEKAWNAYPYCRTIVTNEYMKDDFFIKIETWHKPDLGTTENVHNLDPNTWKSVEVVHIDIADRTQVEPGDYKADEDPALFQSVKTKRGPLGPNWKKELATDEECPKMCAYKLVTIKFKWWGLQNKVENFIQKQEKRIFTNFHRQLFCWIDKWIELTMEDIRRMEDETQKELEALRNQGQVRGTSAANDE from the exons ATGGTGCTGATCAAGGAGTT ccGAGTGGTTTTACCTTGCTCTGTGCAAGAG TATCAAGTTGGGCAACTTTATTCTGTGGCAGAAGCTAGCAAAAACGAAACAGGAGGTGGGGAAGGAATTCAGGTCTTAAAAAATGAGCCTTATGAACAGGATGGCGAGAAGGGACAATATACTCACAAAATCTATCATTTAAAGAG TAAAGTCCCTGGGTTTGTAAGGATGATTGCTCCAGAAGGCTCCCTGGTGTTCCACGAGAAGGCCTGGAATGCGTATCCCTACTGTAGAACAA TTGTGACA AATGAATACATGAAAGATGACTTCTTCATAAAAATTGAGACCTGGCATAAACCAGATTTGGGAACAACAGAGAAC gttCACAATTTAGATCCAAACACATGGAAGAGTGTTGAGGTTGTCCATATTGACATTGCAGATAGAACTCAAGTAGAACCAGGA GACTACAAAGCTGATGAGGATCCTGCATTATTCCAGTCAGTTAAGACGAAGAGAGGACCTCTGGGGCCAAACTGGAAG AAGGAGTTAGCAACTGATGAGGAGTGTCCCAAAATGTGTGCTTACAAATTGGTGACCATCAAATTTAAGTGGTGGGGACTGCAGAACAAAGTTGAAAACTTTATACAAAAG caagaaaaaaggatATTTACCAACTTCCACCGCCAGCTGTTCTGTTGGATTGACAAGTGGATTGAACTGACTATGGAGGACATCAGGAGAATGGAGGATGAAAcccagaaggagctggaagcg CTGCGTAACCAAGGCCAAGTGAGAGGAACGAGTGCTGCCAATGACGAGTGA